One Mugil cephalus isolate CIBA_MC_2020 chromosome 22, CIBA_Mcephalus_1.1, whole genome shotgun sequence genomic window carries:
- the LOC125000448 gene encoding neuronal cell adhesion molecule-like isoform X9, protein MDRNRKWVPGFGAVLFIFMSHMTSALEVPLDLPQPPTITVQSPKFYVFDPRDNIVIHCEAKGKPQPRFSWTRNGTHFDVEKDPNVLIMPGVGTLVIEIRGEMSETYEGTYQCIAHNEHGTALSNNIVVRQSRSPLWSKERNVAIVVQMGFSLVLQCRPPAGLPPPVIFWMDSTFRRLTQDKRISQALNGDLYISNTLPEDTRNDYICFARFPSTQTIQQKQPVSVTVLESNPEGERPPGFMTPLGATSTKMVLRGDTLNLECIAEGLPTPDITWQKEGGELPSSRTSINNFQKLLKISDVSEADAGDYRCTASNSLGSAHHIIKVTVKAAPFWISAPRNLILAPNETGMLTCRVGGEPKPQIEWFINGAPLANAPMDISRKVDSDTVIFSNVQSGSSAVYQCNASNEFGYLMANAFVSVLAEPPRVLTPSNYEYQVISNNPALLHCASFGSPIPTITWFKDSHTSINNDDSYVIHENGTLEILVAQPLNSGKYTCIATNNLGIKENHVYLRVKEPTRIIKQPEYREVQKGMSTGFECTVKHDSSLVPTMTWLKDNRELPDDKRFKVTKDGLTIKDVTDKDEGTYTCIVNTTLDQDSASAVLSIVEQPDPPTDLELTDQAERSVQLTWTPGDEHNSPTQKFLIQYEDLLHEPRVWNNLTEVPGTSTTVQLHLSPYVYYSFRVLAMNQVGYSQPSQPSHQYRTNPAAPDVNPSDVQAVGTEPGNLVISWTPLTGFQSNGPGLEYRVQWKQKDADEGWSSQKVANVSHFIVSGTPIYVPYEIKVQALNDYGSGPEPEPVTGFSGEGLPLSAPDNVHVTVHNGTLAEVHWEPVSLPSVQGKLQGYKVYYYRKRGLHEEEQEAHQLEENVLSFSGNRSEGRLPGLQPYSVYNLFIRVLNNKGEGPPSPGKTFETPEGVPGPPSFLNAVNPSLDTLTLEWGPPLNNNGRLAGYTLKYQPVNTTSELGPVKVMTFQANETTTTLGNLNASMLYRFNLSARTIKGSGPIIVQEAFTAMDTVHIQPTVEAGKAPPVGPVFGTVNTSVSEEGAVISWEYFGHHKNVYVEYIVENSKEDWKKELVNGSHSHMIKGLKPGTSYRVRVVARDAADSTVHSTDEVLVAVPAVPSRQVDIATQGWFIGLMCAIALLILVLLIVCFIKRNKGGKYPVKEKEDAHQDPEIQPMKEDDGTFGEYSDTEDHKPLKGSRTPSNGTVRRDESDDSLVDYGEGGDGQFNEDGSFIGQYSGKKEKDTHEGNESSEAPSPVNAMNSFV, encoded by the exons ATGGACAGGAATAGGAAGTGGGTGCCAGGCTTCGGGGCTGTGCTATTCATCTTCATGAGCCACATGACATCAGCGCTCGAAGTGCCCCTTGATC TGCCCCAACCCCCCACTATAACAGTACAGTCCCCGAAGTTTTACGTCTTCGATCCACGGGATAACATCGTCATCCACTGCGAGGCCAAGGGGAAGCCTCAACCCAG GTTTTCATGGACGAGAAATGGGACCCACTTTGACGTGGAGAAGGACCCCAATGTCCTAATAATGCCTGGTGTGGGAACTCTGGTCATTGAAATCAGAGGGGAAATGTCTGAGACCTACGAGGGAACGTACCAGTGCATAGCTCACAATGAGCATGGCACTGCCTTGTCTAATAACATTGTCGTCAGGCAGTCCA GGTCCCCCTTATGGTCGAAGGAGAGAAATGTGGCTATTGTGGTGCAGATGGGGTTCTCCCTCGTGCTGCAGTGCCGGCCACCTGCCGGGCTGCCCCCTCCTGTCATCTTCTGGATGGATAGCA CTTTTCGCAGGCTGACTCAGGATAAACGAATATCCCAGGCGTTGAACGGAGACTTGTACATTTCCAACACTCTTCCAGAAGACACCAGGAATGACTACATTTGCTTTGCTCGCTTCCCCAGTACACAGACCATCCAGCAGAAGCAGCCTGTGTCAGTCACTGTCCTAGAGA GCAATCCAGAGGGGGAGCGTCCACCTGGTTTTATGACGCCCCTTGGCGCCACCAGCACCAAGATGGTCCTGAGGGGGGACACTCTGAATCTAGAATGCATCGCTGAGGGCTT GCCCACTCCAGATATCACCTGGCAGAAGGAAGGGGGTGAGCTGCCGAGCAGCAGGACGTCCATCAACAACTTCCAGAAACTGCTCAAGATTTCTGATGTGAGCGAAGCCGACGCCGGCGACTACCGCTGTACAGCCTCGAACAGCCTAGGCAGTGCACACCACATCATCAAGGTCACTGTCAAAG CCGCTCCCTTTTGGATCAGCGCTCCCAGGAACCTGATCCTCGCTCCAAATGAAACGGGAATGTTGACCTGTCGAGTAGGTGGAGAACCCAAACCTCAGATTGAGTGGTTTATCAACGGAGCTCCCTTAGCAA ATGCTCCAATGGATATCAGCCGCAAGGTGGACAGCGACACCGTGATCTTCAGCAATGTGCAGTCAGGATCCAGTGCCGTCTATCAATGTAATGCATCCAATGAGTTCGGCTACTTGATGGCCAATGCATTTGTCAGCGTTCTTG CCGAACCACCAAGGGTTCTAACTCCATCCAACTACGAGTACCAGGTCATCTCTAACAACCCTGCATTACTTCACTGTGCCTCCTTTGGTTCACCAATACCAACCATCACGTG GTTCAAAGACAGCCACACCAGCATTAACAATGATGACTCATATGTGATCCATGAGAACGGCACACTGGAAATCCTTGTGGCCCAGCCACTAAATAGCGGAAAGTACACTTGCATTGCAACCAACAACCTCGGGATCAAGGAGAACCACGTCTACCTGCGGGTTAAAG AGCCTACTCGTATCATAAAGCAGCCAGAGTACAGGGAGGTGCAGAAAGGAATGAGCACTGGGTTTGAGTGCACAGTCAAACATGACTCTTCCCTGGTTCCCACCATGACCTGGCTCAAGGACAATAGAGAACTGCCAGACGACAAGAG GTTCAAGGTGACCAAGGACGGCCTGACCATCAAAGATGTGACGGATAAAGATGAGGGCACTTACACCTGCATCGTGAACACAACTCTTGATCAAGACTCAGCCAGTGCTGTGCTGAGCATTGTTG agcaACCTGACCCTCCGACCGATCTGGAGCTGACTGATCAGGCGGAAAGGAGCGTCCAGCTCACTTGGACTCCTGGAGATGAACACAACAGTCCCACACAAA AGTTTTTGATCCAATACGAGGATCTGCTCCACGAGCCACGAGTTTGGAACAACCTGACCGAAGTTCCTGGCACGAGCACCACAGTGCAGTTACACCTCTCTCCGTACGTCTATTACTCTTTCAGAGTGCTGGCCATGAATCAGGTGGGCTACAGCCAGCCCAGCCAGCCCTCACACCAGTACAGAACCAACCCTGCAG ctCCTGATGTAAATCCATCAGATGTCCAGGCAGTGGGAACAGAGCCTGGCAACTTGGTCATCTCCTGGACA CCATTGACAGGATTCCAATCTAACGGTCCCGGTCTGGAGTATAGAGTGCAGTGGAAACAGAAGGACGCAGACGAGGGCTGGTCGTCCCAGAAAGTGGCCAACGTTTCTCACTTCATCGTGTCTGGAACTCCGATTTACGTGCCCTATGAAATTAAAGTTCAGGCCCTGAATGATTACGGCAGTGGCCCTGAACCTGAACCGGTGACTGGCTTCTCTGGAGAGGGCT TGCCTTTGTCTGCTCCTGATAACGTGCACGTCACAGTTCACAACGGCACACTCGCAGAGGTGCACTGGGAGCCAGTATCTTTGCCCTCGGTTCAAGGAAAACTTCAGGGGTACAAG GTTTACTACTATCGCAAGCGTGGCTTGCACGAGGAGGAGCAAGAGGCACATCAACTGGAGGAGAACGTTTTGTCTTTCAGTGGGAACCGTAGCGAGGGACGCCTGCCAGGCCTCCAGCCCTATAGCGTCTACAACCTCTTCATCAGAGTCCTCAATAACAAAGGAGAGGGGCCTCCCAGCCCCGGCAAGACATTTGAGACACCTGAGGGAG TACCGGggcctccttcttttctcaacGCGGTCAACCCTAGTTTGGACACTCTCACTCTGGAATGGGGCCCGCCACTGAACAACAATGGCCGCCTTGCTGGTTACACACTCAAATACCAACCAG TCAACACTACCAGTGAACTGGGACCAGTCAAGGTTATGACCTTTCAAGCCAATGAGACCACCACTACCCTGGGCAACCTGAACGCGAGCATGCTCTACAGGTTTAATTTAAGTGCAAGGACAATCAAGGGCTCTGGACCCATCATTGTACAAGAGGCTTTCACAGCCATGGACACAG TTCATATTCAGCCCACTGTAGAGGCGGGCAAAG CGCCTCCTGTAGGCCCTGTGTTTGGCACAGTTAACACGTCTGTATCAGAAGAGGGTGCAGTGATCAGTTGGGAATACTTTGGACACCATAAGAATGTATATGTGGAATATATTGTAGAAAACA GTAAAGAAGACTGGAAAAAGGAGTTGGTAAACGGTTCGCACTCGCATATGATTAAAGGTTTAAAGCCAGGGACGTCCTATAGGGTGCGCGTGGTAGCTAGAGACGCGGCTGACTCGACAGTTCACAGCACAGACGAGGTGCTGGTTGCAGTTCCAG CTGTACCCAGCAGGCAGGTTGACATCGCCACCCAGGGCTGGTTTATTGGACTGATGTGCGCCATTGCCCTCCTCATCTTGGTGCTTCTCATAGTGTGCTTCATCAAGAGAAACAAGGGTGGCAAATACCCAG tgaaagagaaagaagatgcTCACCAAGACCCCGAGATCCAGCCAATGAAAGAGGACGATGGGACATTTGGAGAGTACAG TGACACAGAGGACCACAAGCCGCTGAAAGGCAGCCGGACGCCGTCCAATGGGACGGTGCGCCGCGATGAGAGCGACGACAGCCTGGTGGACTACGGGGAGGGCGGGGACGGACAGTTCAACGAGGACGGCTCCTTCATCGGCCAGTACAGCggcaagaaagagaaagacacgCACGAAGGCAACGAGAGTTCAGAGGCCCCGTCGCCGGTCAACGCCATGAACTCGTTTGTCTAA
- the LOC125000448 gene encoding neuronal cell adhesion molecule-like isoform X6 gives MDRNRKWVPGFGAVLFIFMSHMTSALEVPLDPKVLEGLPQPPTITVQSPKFYVFDPRDNIVIHCEAKGKPQPRFSWTRNGTHFDVEKDPNVLIMPGVGTLVIEIRGEMSETYEGTYQCIAHNEHGTALSNNIVVRQSRSPLWSKERNVAIVVQMGFSLVLQCRPPAGLPPPVIFWMDSTFRRLTQDKRISQALNGDLYISNTLPEDTRNDYICFARFPSTQTIQQKQPVSVTVLESNPEGERPPGFMTPLGATSTKMVLRGDTLNLECIAEGLPTPDITWQKEGGELPSSRTSINNFQKLLKISDVSEADAGDYRCTASNSLGSAHHIIKVTVKAAPFWISAPRNLILAPNETGMLTCRVGGEPKPQIEWFINGAPLANAPMDISRKVDSDTVIFSNVQSGSSAVYQCNASNEFGYLMANAFVSVLAEPPRVLTPSNYEYQVISNNPALLHCASFGSPIPTITWFKDSHTSINNDDSYVIHENGTLEILVAQPLNSGKYTCIATNNLGIKENHVYLRVKEPTRIIKQPEYREVQKGMSTGFECTVKHDSSLVPTMTWLKDNRELPDDKRFKVTKDGLTIKDVTDKDEGTYTCIVNTTLDQDSASAVLSIVEATPTPAIVYEQPDPPTDLELTDQAERSVQLTWTPGDEHNSPTQKFLIQYEDLLHEPRVWNNLTEVPGTSTTVQLHLSPYVYYSFRVLAMNQVGYSQPSQPSHQYRTNPAAPDVNPSDVQAVGTEPGNLVISWTPLTGFQSNGPGLEYRVQWKQKDADEGWSSQKVANVSHFIVSGTPIYVPYEIKVQALNDYGSGPEPEPVTGFSGEGLPLSAPDNVHVTVHNGTLAEVHWEPVSLPSVQGKLQGYKVYYYRKRGLHEEEQEAHQLEENVLSFSGNRSEGRLPGLQPYSVYNLFIRVLNNKGEGPPSPGKTFETPEGVPGPPSFLNAVNPSLDTLTLEWGPPLNNNGRLAGYTLKYQPVNTTSELGPVKVMTFQANETTTTLGNLNASMLYRFNLSARTIKGSGPIIVQEAFTAMDTAVPSRQVDIATQGWFIGLMCAIALLILVLLIVCFIKRNKGGKYPVKEKEDAHQDPEIQPMKEDDGTFGEYSDTEDHKPLKGSRTPSNGTVRRDESDDSLVDYGEGGDGQFNEDGSFIGQYSGKKEKDTHEGNESSEAPSPVNAMNSFV, from the exons ATGGACAGGAATAGGAAGTGGGTGCCAGGCTTCGGGGCTGTGCTATTCATCTTCATGAGCCACATGACATCAGCGCTCGAAGTGCCCCTTGATC caaaagtacTGGAAGGAT TGCCCCAACCCCCCACTATAACAGTACAGTCCCCGAAGTTTTACGTCTTCGATCCACGGGATAACATCGTCATCCACTGCGAGGCCAAGGGGAAGCCTCAACCCAG GTTTTCATGGACGAGAAATGGGACCCACTTTGACGTGGAGAAGGACCCCAATGTCCTAATAATGCCTGGTGTGGGAACTCTGGTCATTGAAATCAGAGGGGAAATGTCTGAGACCTACGAGGGAACGTACCAGTGCATAGCTCACAATGAGCATGGCACTGCCTTGTCTAATAACATTGTCGTCAGGCAGTCCA GGTCCCCCTTATGGTCGAAGGAGAGAAATGTGGCTATTGTGGTGCAGATGGGGTTCTCCCTCGTGCTGCAGTGCCGGCCACCTGCCGGGCTGCCCCCTCCTGTCATCTTCTGGATGGATAGCA CTTTTCGCAGGCTGACTCAGGATAAACGAATATCCCAGGCGTTGAACGGAGACTTGTACATTTCCAACACTCTTCCAGAAGACACCAGGAATGACTACATTTGCTTTGCTCGCTTCCCCAGTACACAGACCATCCAGCAGAAGCAGCCTGTGTCAGTCACTGTCCTAGAGA GCAATCCAGAGGGGGAGCGTCCACCTGGTTTTATGACGCCCCTTGGCGCCACCAGCACCAAGATGGTCCTGAGGGGGGACACTCTGAATCTAGAATGCATCGCTGAGGGCTT GCCCACTCCAGATATCACCTGGCAGAAGGAAGGGGGTGAGCTGCCGAGCAGCAGGACGTCCATCAACAACTTCCAGAAACTGCTCAAGATTTCTGATGTGAGCGAAGCCGACGCCGGCGACTACCGCTGTACAGCCTCGAACAGCCTAGGCAGTGCACACCACATCATCAAGGTCACTGTCAAAG CCGCTCCCTTTTGGATCAGCGCTCCCAGGAACCTGATCCTCGCTCCAAATGAAACGGGAATGTTGACCTGTCGAGTAGGTGGAGAACCCAAACCTCAGATTGAGTGGTTTATCAACGGAGCTCCCTTAGCAA ATGCTCCAATGGATATCAGCCGCAAGGTGGACAGCGACACCGTGATCTTCAGCAATGTGCAGTCAGGATCCAGTGCCGTCTATCAATGTAATGCATCCAATGAGTTCGGCTACTTGATGGCCAATGCATTTGTCAGCGTTCTTG CCGAACCACCAAGGGTTCTAACTCCATCCAACTACGAGTACCAGGTCATCTCTAACAACCCTGCATTACTTCACTGTGCCTCCTTTGGTTCACCAATACCAACCATCACGTG GTTCAAAGACAGCCACACCAGCATTAACAATGATGACTCATATGTGATCCATGAGAACGGCACACTGGAAATCCTTGTGGCCCAGCCACTAAATAGCGGAAAGTACACTTGCATTGCAACCAACAACCTCGGGATCAAGGAGAACCACGTCTACCTGCGGGTTAAAG AGCCTACTCGTATCATAAAGCAGCCAGAGTACAGGGAGGTGCAGAAAGGAATGAGCACTGGGTTTGAGTGCACAGTCAAACATGACTCTTCCCTGGTTCCCACCATGACCTGGCTCAAGGACAATAGAGAACTGCCAGACGACAAGAG GTTCAAGGTGACCAAGGACGGCCTGACCATCAAAGATGTGACGGATAAAGATGAGGGCACTTACACCTGCATCGTGAACACAACTCTTGATCAAGACTCAGCCAGTGCTGTGCTGAGCATTGTTG AGGCGACTCCTACTCCAGCCATTGTCTacg agcaACCTGACCCTCCGACCGATCTGGAGCTGACTGATCAGGCGGAAAGGAGCGTCCAGCTCACTTGGACTCCTGGAGATGAACACAACAGTCCCACACAAA AGTTTTTGATCCAATACGAGGATCTGCTCCACGAGCCACGAGTTTGGAACAACCTGACCGAAGTTCCTGGCACGAGCACCACAGTGCAGTTACACCTCTCTCCGTACGTCTATTACTCTTTCAGAGTGCTGGCCATGAATCAGGTGGGCTACAGCCAGCCCAGCCAGCCCTCACACCAGTACAGAACCAACCCTGCAG ctCCTGATGTAAATCCATCAGATGTCCAGGCAGTGGGAACAGAGCCTGGCAACTTGGTCATCTCCTGGACA CCATTGACAGGATTCCAATCTAACGGTCCCGGTCTGGAGTATAGAGTGCAGTGGAAACAGAAGGACGCAGACGAGGGCTGGTCGTCCCAGAAAGTGGCCAACGTTTCTCACTTCATCGTGTCTGGAACTCCGATTTACGTGCCCTATGAAATTAAAGTTCAGGCCCTGAATGATTACGGCAGTGGCCCTGAACCTGAACCGGTGACTGGCTTCTCTGGAGAGGGCT TGCCTTTGTCTGCTCCTGATAACGTGCACGTCACAGTTCACAACGGCACACTCGCAGAGGTGCACTGGGAGCCAGTATCTTTGCCCTCGGTTCAAGGAAAACTTCAGGGGTACAAG GTTTACTACTATCGCAAGCGTGGCTTGCACGAGGAGGAGCAAGAGGCACATCAACTGGAGGAGAACGTTTTGTCTTTCAGTGGGAACCGTAGCGAGGGACGCCTGCCAGGCCTCCAGCCCTATAGCGTCTACAACCTCTTCATCAGAGTCCTCAATAACAAAGGAGAGGGGCCTCCCAGCCCCGGCAAGACATTTGAGACACCTGAGGGAG TACCGGggcctccttcttttctcaacGCGGTCAACCCTAGTTTGGACACTCTCACTCTGGAATGGGGCCCGCCACTGAACAACAATGGCCGCCTTGCTGGTTACACACTCAAATACCAACCAG TCAACACTACCAGTGAACTGGGACCAGTCAAGGTTATGACCTTTCAAGCCAATGAGACCACCACTACCCTGGGCAACCTGAACGCGAGCATGCTCTACAGGTTTAATTTAAGTGCAAGGACAATCAAGGGCTCTGGACCCATCATTGTACAAGAGGCTTTCACAGCCATGGACACAG CTGTACCCAGCAGGCAGGTTGACATCGCCACCCAGGGCTGGTTTATTGGACTGATGTGCGCCATTGCCCTCCTCATCTTGGTGCTTCTCATAGTGTGCTTCATCAAGAGAAACAAGGGTGGCAAATACCCAG tgaaagagaaagaagatgcTCACCAAGACCCCGAGATCCAGCCAATGAAAGAGGACGATGGGACATTTGGAGAGTACAG TGACACAGAGGACCACAAGCCGCTGAAAGGCAGCCGGACGCCGTCCAATGGGACGGTGCGCCGCGATGAGAGCGACGACAGCCTGGTGGACTACGGGGAGGGCGGGGACGGACAGTTCAACGAGGACGGCTCCTTCATCGGCCAGTACAGCggcaagaaagagaaagacacgCACGAAGGCAACGAGAGTTCAGAGGCCCCGTCGCCGGTCAACGCCATGAACTCGTTTGTCTAA
- the LOC125000448 gene encoding neuronal cell adhesion molecule-like isoform X5 gives MDRNRKWVPGFGAVLFIFMSHMTSALEVPLDPKVLEGLPQPPTITVQSPKFYVFDPRDNIVIHCEAKGKPQPRFSWTRNGTHFDVEKDPNVLIMPGVGTLVIEIRGEMSETYEGTYQCIAHNEHGTALSNNIVVRQSRSPLWSKERNVAIVVQMGFSLVLQCRPPAGLPPPVIFWMDSTFRRLTQDKRISQALNGDLYISNTLPEDTRNDYICFARFPSTQTIQQKQPVSVTVLESNPEGERPPGFMTPLGATSTKMVLRGDTLNLECIAEGLPTPDITWQKEGGELPSSRTSINNFQKLLKISDVSEADAGDYRCTASNSLGSAHHIIKVTVKAAPFWISAPRNLILAPNETGMLTCRVGGEPKPQIEWFINGAPLANAPMDISRKVDSDTVIFSNVQSGSSAVYQCNASNEFGYLMANAFVSVLAEPPRVLTPSNYEYQVISNNPALLHCASFGSPIPTITWFKDSHTSINNDDSYVIHENGTLEILVAQPLNSGKYTCIATNNLGIKENHVYLRVKEPTRIIKQPEYREVQKGMSTGFECTVKHDSSLVPTMTWLKDNRELPDDKRFKVTKDGLTIKDVTDKDEGTYTCIVNTTLDQDSASAVLSIVEATPTPAIVYEQPDPPTDLELTDQAERSVQLTWTPGDEHNSPTQKFLIQYEDLLHEPRVWNNLTEVPGTSTTVQLHLSPYVYYSFRVLAMNQVGYSQPSQPSHQYRTNPAAPDVNPSDVQAVGTEPGNLVISWTPLTGFQSNGPGLEYRVQWKQKDADEGWSSQKVANVSHFIVSGTPIYVPYEIKVQALNDYGSGPEPEPVTGFSGEGLPLSAPDNVHVTVHNGTLAEVHWEPVSLPSVQGKLQGYKVYYYRKRGLHEEEQEAHQLEENVLSFSGNRSEGRLPGLQPYSVYNLFIRVLNNKGEGPPSPGKTFETPEGVPGPPSFLNAVNPSLDTLTLEWGPPLNNNGRLAGYTLKYQPVNTTSELGPVKVMTFQANETTTTLGNLNASMLYRFNLSARTIKGSGPIIVQEAFTAMDTAVPSRQVDIATQGWFIGLMCAIALLILVLLIVCFIKRNKGGKYPVKEKEDAHQDPEIQPMKEDDGTFGEYRSMESDTEDHKPLKGSRTPSNGTVRRDESDDSLVDYGEGGDGQFNEDGSFIGQYSGKKEKDTHEGNESSEAPSPVNAMNSFV, from the exons ATGGACAGGAATAGGAAGTGGGTGCCAGGCTTCGGGGCTGTGCTATTCATCTTCATGAGCCACATGACATCAGCGCTCGAAGTGCCCCTTGATC caaaagtacTGGAAGGAT TGCCCCAACCCCCCACTATAACAGTACAGTCCCCGAAGTTTTACGTCTTCGATCCACGGGATAACATCGTCATCCACTGCGAGGCCAAGGGGAAGCCTCAACCCAG GTTTTCATGGACGAGAAATGGGACCCACTTTGACGTGGAGAAGGACCCCAATGTCCTAATAATGCCTGGTGTGGGAACTCTGGTCATTGAAATCAGAGGGGAAATGTCTGAGACCTACGAGGGAACGTACCAGTGCATAGCTCACAATGAGCATGGCACTGCCTTGTCTAATAACATTGTCGTCAGGCAGTCCA GGTCCCCCTTATGGTCGAAGGAGAGAAATGTGGCTATTGTGGTGCAGATGGGGTTCTCCCTCGTGCTGCAGTGCCGGCCACCTGCCGGGCTGCCCCCTCCTGTCATCTTCTGGATGGATAGCA CTTTTCGCAGGCTGACTCAGGATAAACGAATATCCCAGGCGTTGAACGGAGACTTGTACATTTCCAACACTCTTCCAGAAGACACCAGGAATGACTACATTTGCTTTGCTCGCTTCCCCAGTACACAGACCATCCAGCAGAAGCAGCCTGTGTCAGTCACTGTCCTAGAGA GCAATCCAGAGGGGGAGCGTCCACCTGGTTTTATGACGCCCCTTGGCGCCACCAGCACCAAGATGGTCCTGAGGGGGGACACTCTGAATCTAGAATGCATCGCTGAGGGCTT GCCCACTCCAGATATCACCTGGCAGAAGGAAGGGGGTGAGCTGCCGAGCAGCAGGACGTCCATCAACAACTTCCAGAAACTGCTCAAGATTTCTGATGTGAGCGAAGCCGACGCCGGCGACTACCGCTGTACAGCCTCGAACAGCCTAGGCAGTGCACACCACATCATCAAGGTCACTGTCAAAG CCGCTCCCTTTTGGATCAGCGCTCCCAGGAACCTGATCCTCGCTCCAAATGAAACGGGAATGTTGACCTGTCGAGTAGGTGGAGAACCCAAACCTCAGATTGAGTGGTTTATCAACGGAGCTCCCTTAGCAA ATGCTCCAATGGATATCAGCCGCAAGGTGGACAGCGACACCGTGATCTTCAGCAATGTGCAGTCAGGATCCAGTGCCGTCTATCAATGTAATGCATCCAATGAGTTCGGCTACTTGATGGCCAATGCATTTGTCAGCGTTCTTG CCGAACCACCAAGGGTTCTAACTCCATCCAACTACGAGTACCAGGTCATCTCTAACAACCCTGCATTACTTCACTGTGCCTCCTTTGGTTCACCAATACCAACCATCACGTG GTTCAAAGACAGCCACACCAGCATTAACAATGATGACTCATATGTGATCCATGAGAACGGCACACTGGAAATCCTTGTGGCCCAGCCACTAAATAGCGGAAAGTACACTTGCATTGCAACCAACAACCTCGGGATCAAGGAGAACCACGTCTACCTGCGGGTTAAAG AGCCTACTCGTATCATAAAGCAGCCAGAGTACAGGGAGGTGCAGAAAGGAATGAGCACTGGGTTTGAGTGCACAGTCAAACATGACTCTTCCCTGGTTCCCACCATGACCTGGCTCAAGGACAATAGAGAACTGCCAGACGACAAGAG GTTCAAGGTGACCAAGGACGGCCTGACCATCAAAGATGTGACGGATAAAGATGAGGGCACTTACACCTGCATCGTGAACACAACTCTTGATCAAGACTCAGCCAGTGCTGTGCTGAGCATTGTTG AGGCGACTCCTACTCCAGCCATTGTCTacg agcaACCTGACCCTCCGACCGATCTGGAGCTGACTGATCAGGCGGAAAGGAGCGTCCAGCTCACTTGGACTCCTGGAGATGAACACAACAGTCCCACACAAA AGTTTTTGATCCAATACGAGGATCTGCTCCACGAGCCACGAGTTTGGAACAACCTGACCGAAGTTCCTGGCACGAGCACCACAGTGCAGTTACACCTCTCTCCGTACGTCTATTACTCTTTCAGAGTGCTGGCCATGAATCAGGTGGGCTACAGCCAGCCCAGCCAGCCCTCACACCAGTACAGAACCAACCCTGCAG ctCCTGATGTAAATCCATCAGATGTCCAGGCAGTGGGAACAGAGCCTGGCAACTTGGTCATCTCCTGGACA CCATTGACAGGATTCCAATCTAACGGTCCCGGTCTGGAGTATAGAGTGCAGTGGAAACAGAAGGACGCAGACGAGGGCTGGTCGTCCCAGAAAGTGGCCAACGTTTCTCACTTCATCGTGTCTGGAACTCCGATTTACGTGCCCTATGAAATTAAAGTTCAGGCCCTGAATGATTACGGCAGTGGCCCTGAACCTGAACCGGTGACTGGCTTCTCTGGAGAGGGCT TGCCTTTGTCTGCTCCTGATAACGTGCACGTCACAGTTCACAACGGCACACTCGCAGAGGTGCACTGGGAGCCAGTATCTTTGCCCTCGGTTCAAGGAAAACTTCAGGGGTACAAG GTTTACTACTATCGCAAGCGTGGCTTGCACGAGGAGGAGCAAGAGGCACATCAACTGGAGGAGAACGTTTTGTCTTTCAGTGGGAACCGTAGCGAGGGACGCCTGCCAGGCCTCCAGCCCTATAGCGTCTACAACCTCTTCATCAGAGTCCTCAATAACAAAGGAGAGGGGCCTCCCAGCCCCGGCAAGACATTTGAGACACCTGAGGGAG TACCGGggcctccttcttttctcaacGCGGTCAACCCTAGTTTGGACACTCTCACTCTGGAATGGGGCCCGCCACTGAACAACAATGGCCGCCTTGCTGGTTACACACTCAAATACCAACCAG TCAACACTACCAGTGAACTGGGACCAGTCAAGGTTATGACCTTTCAAGCCAATGAGACCACCACTACCCTGGGCAACCTGAACGCGAGCATGCTCTACAGGTTTAATTTAAGTGCAAGGACAATCAAGGGCTCTGGACCCATCATTGTACAAGAGGCTTTCACAGCCATGGACACAG CTGTACCCAGCAGGCAGGTTGACATCGCCACCCAGGGCTGGTTTATTGGACTGATGTGCGCCATTGCCCTCCTCATCTTGGTGCTTCTCATAGTGTGCTTCATCAAGAGAAACAAGGGTGGCAAATACCCAG tgaaagagaaagaagatgcTCACCAAGACCCCGAGATCCAGCCAATGAAAGAGGACGATGGGACATTTGGAGAGTACAG GTCAATGGAGAG TGACACAGAGGACCACAAGCCGCTGAAAGGCAGCCGGACGCCGTCCAATGGGACGGTGCGCCGCGATGAGAGCGACGACAGCCTGGTGGACTACGGGGAGGGCGGGGACGGACAGTTCAACGAGGACGGCTCCTTCATCGGCCAGTACAGCggcaagaaagagaaagacacgCACGAAGGCAACGAGAGTTCAGAGGCCCCGTCGCCGGTCAACGCCATGAACTCGTTTGTCTAA